A single region of the Kocuria rosea genome encodes:
- a CDS encoding glutamate-5-semialdehyde dehydrogenase, whose product MTSAAHDSVTTDEATRTTGKAVVTDTGVIATFGEDPVAGVAAMADDARDSARVLGRATRAWKDRALLAIADRIERKQDVVLAANAKDLERGRVNGTSTALLDRLKLDAERITGLAESLRELAALPDPVGGFVRGSTLPNGLRMRQVRVPMGVVGAIYEARPNVTVDIAGIALKSGNAVLLRGGSAAEESNRALVGIIRDSLADVKLPVDCVQSVDEYGREGANALMAARGKVDVLIPRGGHGLIQSVVQNAKVPVIETGEGNVHLFVDHSASKKMAVDVVVNSKTHRTSTCNTTETLLLHRGFEHGAAVLAALDRAGVTLHVDERAEALLPAGSHHLRATDEDWGTEYLSMDLAVKVVDSLDEALQHIDRWSTRHTEAIVTNDLASAERFVAEIDAAAVMVNASTRFTDGGQLGLGAEIGISTQKMHARGPMGLEELTTTKWIVQGDGHVRA is encoded by the coding sequence GGCCGACGACGCCCGGGACTCCGCCCGCGTCCTGGGCCGCGCCACCCGGGCCTGGAAGGACCGGGCGCTGCTCGCCATCGCCGACCGCATCGAGCGCAAGCAGGACGTGGTGCTCGCCGCGAACGCCAAGGACCTCGAGCGCGGCCGCGTGAACGGGACCTCCACCGCCCTCCTGGACCGGCTCAAGCTGGACGCCGAGCGGATCACCGGCCTGGCCGAGAGCCTGCGCGAGCTCGCCGCGCTGCCCGACCCCGTGGGCGGGTTCGTCCGCGGCAGCACCCTGCCCAACGGCCTGCGGATGCGCCAGGTGCGCGTGCCGATGGGCGTGGTCGGCGCCATCTACGAGGCCCGCCCCAACGTCACCGTGGACATCGCCGGGATCGCCCTGAAGTCCGGCAACGCGGTGCTGCTGCGCGGCGGCTCGGCCGCGGAGGAGTCCAACCGGGCCCTCGTGGGCATCATCCGGGACTCCCTGGCCGACGTGAAGCTGCCCGTGGACTGCGTCCAGAGCGTCGACGAGTACGGCCGCGAGGGCGCGAACGCGCTCATGGCGGCCCGCGGGAAGGTCGACGTCCTCATCCCGCGCGGCGGGCACGGTCTGATCCAGTCCGTCGTCCAGAACGCCAAGGTCCCCGTCATCGAGACCGGCGAGGGCAACGTCCACCTCTTCGTCGACCACTCGGCGTCGAAGAAGATGGCCGTGGACGTGGTCGTCAACTCCAAGACCCACCGCACGAGCACGTGCAACACCACGGAGACCCTCCTGCTGCACCGCGGCTTCGAGCACGGGGCCGCCGTGCTCGCGGCCCTCGACCGGGCCGGCGTCACGCTGCACGTGGACGAGCGGGCCGAGGCCCTGCTGCCGGCCGGCAGCCACCACCTGCGCGCCACCGACGAGGACTGGGGCACCGAATACCTGTCCATGGACCTGGCCGTGAAGGTGGTGGACTCCCTGGACGAGGCGCTCCAGCACATCGACCGGTGGTCCACCCGGCACACCGAGGCGATCGTGACCAACGACCTCGCCTCCGCCGAGCGGTTCGTCGCCGAGATCGACGCCGCCGCGGTCATGGTCAACGCCTCCACCCGCTTCACCGACGGGGGCCAGCTGGGTCTCGGCGCCGAGATCGGCATCTCCACCCAGAAGATGCACGCGCGCGGACCCATGGGCCTGGAGGAGCTGACCACCACGAAGTGGATCGTCCAGGGCGACGGGCACGTCCGCGCCTGA